A segment of the Methanobacterium spitsbergense genome:
GTTTAATATCCGAAAGTTATGACTTGAAATTGTAATAAAATGTCCGAAAACTTATTCACTCCTCCCAGCACGTTCTACCAAATAAATTGTTGAAATTTTAAGGATTAAAATTTACCATTCTGATTTTTCCATTCTCCTTGAGTTTTAATAGGTTCGATTACATCCCAATGCTCTGCAAATTTCCCATTTTCTATTCGGAAAAGGTCAAAAAATGAAAACATGTTCTCCTCTCCAGTTTCCTTCATTTACAGATAATACAAAGTTTCCTTCACCTATAATCAGATGATTTTTATTTAGTTCCATATCCATGCCCTGTTTACCCAGTTCTATATGGCCTTTACGGCGTCCTGAAAGCCCATCTTTAAACAATGGATTATGCTGTACATAATTATCATCATCAAAGAAATTCTTAATCTTACCATAATCCCTGTTAATAAGCACATCTTCCCATTCTTTAATCAATGCCTTATTTTCACTAGTTTTATCCAGATCATATATTTCTGTTGGTCCATCTATCATACTGTGACCATTCACTGTTTTTTGTACACTTTCCTGTCCAGTTGCCCAATGTTCAACTATTTTCCCATCTTCAAATTTGAATACATCAAATACTACCAATGGCCCTGAGTATTCACTGTGTACAGTAACATAATCACCATCTTCAATTGCCCTTCTAATATCAATGATGATATCAATTTTTTGTAGAGTATCAAAATAATCTAAAAGTGCATCTTTACCATCTCTAACATCAGGATAATGGGGTGTATAATCTTCAGAAACCCAGTTTTCGATGATCTGCCTATTCCCTGTTTCAAAACTTATTATAAATGCAATTGCCCTTTTTTTATTAGATATTGAAGCCATTATTTATCCTCCAAAATAAAAAAATAATACAATTTTTTTTAACCAAATTATATGTTCTTTTCTATACGTTTCTATCCTTCATATGCTTGCTTGAATTTTTTGATATCCATTTTATCCATTTTCATCATTGCTTCCATAACTCTTTTAGATTTATCAGGATCCTTATCCTTTAACATTTCATCAAGTATAGATGGGATAACCTGCCAGGATATTCCATATTTATCAGTGAGCCAGCCCATTCTTAGTTTTTCTCCCTTATCAGATAGTTTTTCCCATAATATATCTATTTCTTCCTGT
Coding sequences within it:
- a CDS encoding nuclear transport factor 2 family protein; translation: MASISNKKRAIAFIISFETGNRQIIENWVSEDYTPHYPDVRDGKDALLDYFDTLQKIDIIIDIRRAIEDGDYVTVHSEYSGPLVVFDVFKFEDGKIVEHWATGQESVQKTVNGHSMIDGPTEIYDLDKTSENKALIKEWEDVLINRDYGKIKNFFDDDNYVQHNPLFKDGLSGRRKGHIELGKQGMDMELNKNHLIIGEGNFVLSVNEGNWRGEHVFIF
- a CDS encoding ester cyclase, with amino-acid sequence MFSFFDLFRIENGKFAEHWDVIEPIKTQGEWKNQNGKF